From Enterococcus mediterraneensis, the proteins below share one genomic window:
- the gor gene encoding glutathione-disulfide reductase encodes MKQYDYIVIGGGSGGIASANRAGMYGQKVLLIEGNQLGGTCVNVGCVPKKVMWQASEMLEMIRRDAPSYGIDAEIKEFDFAELVARREKYIHFLHTAYQRGLDSNHVEVIRGYTQFIDKETVAVGEEHFTAPNILIATGGRPGKLQIPGGEYAKDSNDFFRLTEKPKRMVVLGAGYIAVEFSGLAQQMGIEVAWAYRNERPLRAFDEMLGRNLVEMYKEAGIEVYPQYVAERIEKNGEDYMVFFENGSTLSADFVLFAGGRIPNTDGFGLENTGVELDERGFIKVDRYQNTTAQGIYAVGDVIGKLDLTPVAIAAGRRLSERLFNGKDLYLDYEMVPTVLFSHPPIATIGLSEEKARALYPEEELKIYRSRFTPMYFALNEYRQKCEMKLVCLGKEEKIIGLHGIGVGVDEMLQGFAVAIKMGATKADFDNTVAIHPTGAEEFVTMR; translated from the coding sequence ATGAAACAATATGATTATATCGTAATCGGCGGCGGCAGCGGCGGGATCGCATCTGCTAATCGTGCAGGAATGTATGGACAAAAAGTATTGCTGATCGAAGGCAACCAGCTGGGCGGGACTTGTGTCAATGTCGGTTGTGTACCGAAAAAAGTAATGTGGCAAGCCAGCGAAATGCTGGAAATGATTCGGCGGGATGCGCCAAGCTACGGGATCGATGCGGAGATCAAAGAATTTGATTTTGCTGAATTGGTGGCACGGCGGGAAAAATATATCCATTTCTTGCATACAGCCTATCAACGAGGCTTGGACAGCAACCATGTTGAAGTGATCCGCGGATATACTCAGTTTATTGATAAAGAAACAGTAGCAGTCGGCGAAGAACATTTTACAGCGCCGAATATTTTGATCGCAACTGGGGGACGTCCTGGTAAATTGCAGATCCCCGGCGGCGAATACGCGAAAGATTCCAATGACTTTTTCCGTTTGACAGAAAAACCAAAACGCATGGTGGTTCTAGGTGCCGGTTATATCGCTGTTGAATTTTCCGGATTAGCGCAGCAGATGGGGATCGAAGTCGCATGGGCGTATCGCAATGAACGACCTTTACGGGCTTTTGACGAGATGCTGGGACGCAATCTGGTGGAGATGTATAAAGAAGCGGGGATCGAAGTTTATCCGCAATATGTAGCTGAGCGAATTGAAAAAAATGGCGAAGATTACATGGTCTTTTTTGAAAATGGTTCAACGCTTTCTGCTGATTTTGTCCTTTTTGCCGGCGGTCGTATACCGAATACAGACGGATTTGGCTTGGAAAATACCGGAGTAGAACTGGATGAGCGGGGCTTTATCAAAGTCGATCGTTATCAAAACACCACTGCTCAAGGGATCTATGCGGTAGGAGATGTGATCGGCAAGCTGGATTTGACCCCAGTAGCGATCGCAGCCGGGCGCCGTTTGTCCGAGCGTTTGTTCAACGGTAAAGATTTATATTTGGATTATGAAATGGTACCGACTGTCCTCTTTTCTCATCCGCCGATCGCGACCATTGGATTGTCGGAAGAAAAAGCACGGGCACTTTATCCGGAAGAAGAATTGAAGATCTATCGTTCCCGCTTTACACCAATGTATTTTGCATTGAATGAGTATCGTCAAAAATGTGAGATGAAGCTGGTCTGCTTAGGCAAAGAAGAAAAGATTATCGGTCTGCACGGCATCGGTGTCGGTGTCGATGAGATGCTGCAAGGCTTTGCTGTAGCCATCAAGATGGGCGCCACCAAAGCAGATTTTGACAACACGGTTGCGATCCATCCGACTGGCGCGGAAGAATTCGTGACGATGCGCTGA
- a CDS encoding peptidase U32 family protein, whose amino-acid sequence MSELIATVESLAQAQALLAVGVDTIVFGEEEFGLRLPASFSRQEQKELVDLAHAAGKKASIAVNGIMHPEKMKLIPDYLAFLKSINVDQIVIGDPGIVFVMKKNPELQIPFIYDGETLVTSARQINFWAKRNAVGAVLAREVPFGEMEIMAKELTIPVEVLVYGATCIHHSKRPLLQNYYNYTQQEEETNRQRGLFLSEPKKDETHYSIYEDSHGTHIFADNDVDLMLELDQLAANRFQTWKLDGIFCPGEAFVEIAKAFQQARTLLEAGEWTEEAAENLNQQVIANHPQQRGLDTGFYYVDPDEIK is encoded by the coding sequence ATGAGTGAATTGATCGCAACAGTGGAATCGCTGGCACAGGCGCAAGCGTTACTGGCTGTTGGTGTAGATACAATCGTTTTCGGGGAAGAAGAGTTTGGTTTGCGCTTGCCGGCTTCTTTCAGCCGTCAAGAACAAAAAGAACTAGTAGATTTGGCTCACGCCGCAGGAAAAAAAGCATCCATCGCAGTAAATGGTATTATGCATCCTGAAAAAATGAAACTGATCCCTGATTATCTGGCTTTCTTGAAATCCATCAATGTGGATCAAATCGTGATCGGCGATCCTGGGATCGTGTTTGTGATGAAAAAAAATCCGGAATTGCAGATCCCTTTCATCTATGATGGGGAAACATTGGTGACCAGTGCCCGTCAAATCAATTTCTGGGCTAAAAGAAATGCTGTGGGCGCTGTTTTAGCACGGGAAGTACCTTTCGGCGAGATGGAGATCATGGCAAAAGAATTAACGATCCCGGTGGAAGTCTTAGTGTACGGTGCTACCTGCATCCATCATTCAAAACGGCCATTATTGCAAAATTACTATAATTATACCCAGCAGGAAGAAGAAACCAACCGTCAGCGGGGACTCTTTTTATCAGAGCCGAAAAAAGACGAGACCCATTATTCCATCTATGAAGACAGTCATGGTACGCATATTTTTGCGGATAACGATGTGGACTTGATGCTGGAATTGGATCAATTAGCGGCTAATCGTTTCCAAACATGGAAATTAGACGGGATCTTCTGTCCGGGAGAGGCCTTTGTAGAGATTGCCAAAGCCTTTCAACAGGCGCGCACACTACTGGAAGCCGGCGAGTGGACAGAAGAAGCCGCGGAGAACTTGAATCAGCAAGTGATCGCCAATCATCCGCAACAACGAGGATTAGACACAGGATTTTATTATGTCGATCCCGATGAGATTAAATAA
- a CDS encoding peptidase U32 family protein, with translation MSKQQLKRPEVLAPAGTLEKLKTAIHYGADAVYIGGNAYGLRSRAGNFSYEEMAEGVAYAKAHNAKVYVAANMVTHEGNQAGAGEFFRELRDVGISAVIVSDPALIEICATEAPGLPIHLSTQASATNFETLEFWKEEGLERVVLAREVSMAEVAEIRKNTDIEIEAFIHGAMCISYSGRCTLSNHMSMRDANRGGCSQSCRWKYDLFDMPFGTEQHQSLTDKGAVNEEFSMSAVDMTMIEHIPDLIQNGVDSLKIEGRMKSIHYVSTVSNVYKAAIDSYMEDPENYVCKQEWIDELWKVAQRELATGFYYQTPTENEQLFGARRKIPQYKFVGEVMAYDPETQIATIRQRNLFSVGDEIEFYGPGFQHFEQQVTVMHNEEGEMIDRAPNPMMIVTMPVAQPVNPGDMIRKRK, from the coding sequence GTGAGCAAGCAACAATTAAAACGTCCAGAAGTATTGGCACCAGCCGGGACGTTGGAAAAACTCAAAACAGCGATCCATTATGGCGCTGATGCAGTTTATATCGGCGGGAACGCTTATGGTCTTAGAAGCCGAGCCGGCAATTTCAGCTACGAGGAAATGGCAGAAGGTGTCGCCTATGCGAAAGCTCATAACGCGAAAGTTTATGTAGCGGCTAATATGGTGACTCATGAAGGCAATCAAGCCGGTGCCGGCGAATTTTTCCGAGAATTGCGGGATGTAGGGATCTCAGCAGTTATCGTTTCCGATCCGGCATTGATCGAGATCTGCGCCACCGAAGCGCCGGGACTGCCGATCCATTTATCGACACAAGCTTCCGCGACAAATTTCGAGACATTGGAATTTTGGAAGGAAGAAGGATTGGAACGTGTCGTGTTGGCACGGGAAGTTTCGATGGCAGAGGTAGCGGAGATCCGCAAAAATACCGATATCGAGATCGAAGCCTTTATCCATGGCGCGATGTGTATCTCGTATTCCGGTCGTTGTACGCTGTCTAATCATATGTCCATGAGAGATGCCAACCGCGGCGGCTGTTCTCAATCATGCCGTTGGAAATATGATCTGTTCGACATGCCTTTTGGAACAGAGCAGCATCAAAGCTTGACCGACAAAGGCGCAGTGAATGAAGAATTTTCTATGAGTGCAGTGGATATGACTATGATTGAACATATCCCTGATTTGATTCAAAACGGCGTAGACAGCTTGAAGATCGAAGGACGAATGAAATCCATCCATTACGTTTCAACCGTTTCTAATGTTTACAAAGCAGCGATCGACAGCTATATGGAAGATCCGGAAAACTATGTCTGCAAACAAGAATGGATCGACGAATTATGGAAAGTCGCACAGCGGGAATTGGCCACAGGATTTTACTATCAAACACCGACAGAAAATGAACAATTATTCGGCGCACGCCGTAAGATCCCTCAATATAAATTCGTCGGTGAAGTCATGGCCTATGATCCTGAAACTCAGATCGCTACGATCCGTCAGCGGAATCTGTTTTCAGTAGGTGATGAGATCGAATTTTACGGTCCTGGATTCCAACATTTTGAACAACAAGTAACAGTTATGCATAATGAAGAGGGCGAAATGATCGATCGGGCACCAAATCCGATGATGATCGTTACGATGCCAGTGGCACAGCCAGTCAATCCAGGAGATATGATCCGTAAAAGAAAATAA
- a CDS encoding polyprenyl synthetase family protein, protein MKLHPIWNDYPTVKKELIDTLALMEKTVKIKNKSVEKAVLEMIHSGGKLLRPAYQLLFSQFGPEQDRQKAIALSASIEMLHNATLIHDDIVDQADIRRNLPTIAAEFGNDVAVYAGDYLFVCCFKLMADYASSLRSLQINSRSMDKILSGELGQMDDRYAMDMSIDQYIENISGKTAELFALSCSVGALESGTTEKFAKNAAEIGLNIGIAFQIIDDILDYSQEESHIGKPVLEDVRQGVYSLPLLYALQDGRQQLEPLLTKKDAMTDADTQAVYQYVQQFQGVQKAQELAEKYTNKALRAIQKLPETPQQTKQLLEKLTREILARTN, encoded by the coding sequence ATGAAACTTCATCCAATTTGGAATGATTATCCAACAGTAAAAAAAGAACTGATCGATACGCTGGCTCTAATGGAGAAAACGGTCAAGATCAAAAACAAATCCGTTGAAAAAGCCGTCTTAGAAATGATCCACTCAGGCGGAAAATTACTGCGTCCGGCTTATCAGCTGCTTTTTTCGCAATTCGGGCCAGAACAAGACCGGCAAAAAGCGATCGCATTATCCGCGTCTATCGAGATGCTCCACAACGCGACTTTGATCCACGATGATATCGTCGATCAGGCTGATATCCGCCGCAATCTGCCAACGATCGCCGCTGAATTCGGCAATGATGTAGCGGTATATGCCGGCGATTATCTGTTCGTCTGCTGTTTCAAACTGATGGCAGATTACGCCAGTTCATTACGAAGTCTGCAGATCAATTCCCGCAGCATGGACAAAATCTTATCTGGTGAATTGGGACAAATGGATGACCGCTATGCAATGGACATGTCCATTGACCAATACATTGAAAACATCTCCGGTAAAACCGCTGAATTATTCGCTTTGAGCTGTTCCGTAGGTGCTTTGGAAAGCGGCACGACAGAAAAGTTCGCCAAAAACGCCGCTGAGATCGGCTTGAATATCGGGATCGCTTTTCAAATCATCGATGATATCTTGGATTACAGCCAAGAAGAAAGCCATATCGGCAAGCCTGTCTTAGAAGATGTTCGGCAAGGTGTCTACTCACTGCCGCTGCTTTATGCTTTACAAGATGGACGGCAACAATTGGAACCGCTGCTGACCAAAAAAGACGCTATGACAGACGCTGATACCCAAGCGGTCTATCAATACGTTCAACAGTTCCAAGGTGTCCAAAAAGCGCAGGAATTAGCCGAAAAATATACGAACAAAGCCTTGCGGGCGATCCAAAAATTACCGGAAACACCGCAGCAAACTAAACAACTATTAGAAAAACTCACCCGTGAGATCCTTGCCCGCACCAATTAA
- a CDS encoding Gx transporter family protein has protein sequence MSRLQKLIFISLLVAQGVVIGLVENMIPYPFAFAPGAKLGLANLITIIALFTLPKKDSFLLIWLRLILTTLLGGTISTFLYSMSGAMLSYFGMLLVKLLGPKRVSIVGISATGGFMHNVGQLVTASWIAQSWSVMLYLPVLSFLGILSGIAIGIAANFLLHRVQTLNKFQADYERKTKQHWQ, from the coding sequence ATGAGTCGTTTGCAAAAACTTATCTTCATCTCGTTATTAGTCGCTCAAGGCGTGGTGATCGGTTTAGTAGAAAACATGATCCCTTACCCGTTTGCTTTTGCTCCCGGCGCTAAACTAGGGTTGGCCAATCTGATCACCATCATCGCATTATTCACGCTGCCGAAAAAAGACAGCTTTTTGCTGATCTGGCTGCGGCTGATTTTGACCACTCTGTTAGGCGGAACGATCTCGACGTTTTTATACAGCATGAGCGGTGCGATGCTCAGCTATTTCGGGATGCTGCTGGTGAAACTATTGGGACCTAAACGAGTGAGTATCGTAGGTATCAGTGCTACCGGCGGTTTTATGCATAATGTCGGACAACTGGTCACCGCCTCTTGGATCGCTCAGTCTTGGAGCGTGATGCTTTATCTGCCGGTCTTGTCTTTTTTAGGGATCTTATCAGGGATCGCTATCGGGATCGCCGCTAATTTCTTGTTGCATCGCGTCCAAACGCTGAATAAATTTCAAGCTGATTATGAAAGAAAAACCAAGCAACATTGGCAGTAG
- a CDS encoding NusG domain II-containing protein, producing the protein MKIKAFIKASRLKPWDVIIILLLIAASFIPVLIFSNQNSSQTVAAKEAVLRIDGVEKKTFSLDEGEKYTYRYENEDGDYNVIEVDNGRIRITEADCGDQICVRRGWASENGETIVCLPHKLVIEIKAADGGGADDLIY; encoded by the coding sequence GTGAAAATCAAAGCGTTCATAAAAGCTAGCCGTTTGAAGCCTTGGGACGTGATCATCATCTTATTGTTGATCGCAGCTTCTTTTATTCCCGTGCTGATTTTCAGCAATCAAAACAGCAGTCAGACCGTTGCGGCCAAAGAAGCTGTTTTAAGGATCGATGGCGTCGAAAAGAAAACTTTTTCTTTAGACGAGGGAGAAAAATACACGTATCGTTATGAAAACGAAGACGGTGATTATAATGTGATCGAAGTCGATAACGGTCGAATTCGGATCACCGAAGCCGATTGCGGCGATCAAATTTGTGTACGACGAGGCTGGGCCTCGGAAAATGGCGAAACGATCGTCTGCCTGCCTCATAAATTAGTCATTGAGATCAAAGCTGCGGATGGAGGTGGAGCTGACGATCTGATCTATTGA
- a CDS encoding CtsR family transcriptional regulator, translated as MNHHNTSDLIEAYLKKILEDSEMIEIRRAEMANLFNCVPSQINYVINTRFTIQRGYAVESKRGGGGYIRIEKVKISDKHHFLEQVNQLFDKKISEKDAFEIIQKLFEEAIVSRNEGNLLLAAVSKNSLTEFEEEDAIRASILHSVLKRLSYKDRK; from the coding sequence ATGAATCATCATAATACTTCCGATTTGATTGAAGCTTATTTGAAAAAAATTCTCGAAGACAGCGAAATGATCGAAATTAGAAGAGCTGAAATGGCCAATCTTTTTAATTGTGTGCCCTCTCAAATCAATTATGTTATTAACACCCGCTTTACTATCCAACGCGGCTATGCAGTCGAAAGCAAGCGCGGCGGCGGCGGATATATTCGTATTGAAAAAGTGAAGATTTCGGATAAACACCATTTCTTAGAGCAAGTGAATCAATTGTTCGATAAGAAAATCAGCGAAAAAGACGCTTTTGAAATTATTCAAAAGCTGTTCGAAGAAGCGATAGTCAGCAGAAATGAAGGCAATCTGCTTTTAGCGGCGGTCTCTAAAAACAGTCTGACTGAATTTGAAGAAGAGGACGCGATTCGGGCAAGCATACTGCATTCAGTATTGAAACGATTAAGTTATAAAGATAGGAAGTGA
- a CDS encoding response regulator transcription factor, with translation MKILVADDDKEIVELLSIYIHNEGYEVVKAYDGKEALSKIRTTPDIALLILDIMMPEKDGMQVVKELRKESQIPIIMLTAKTTDMDKIKGLVAGADDYVTKPFNPLEVMARVKSLLRRTSMQTKPDQPDILEVSSLIINKDSHEVKTADGKEIQLTALEFGILYLLASHPNRVFSADEIFERVWKQESVVSAKTVMVHVSHLRDKIEEATGGEKVIQTVWGVGYKIDAK, from the coding sequence ATGAAGATATTAGTTGCTGACGATGACAAAGAGATCGTGGAATTATTGAGTATCTACATCCACAACGAAGGATACGAAGTCGTTAAGGCTTATGACGGCAAAGAAGCTCTTTCGAAAATCAGAACGACACCGGATATCGCTTTACTGATCTTGGATATCATGATGCCGGAAAAAGATGGGATGCAAGTTGTTAAAGAACTGCGGAAAGAATCCCAGATCCCGATCATCATGCTGACGGCAAAAACCACTGATATGGATAAGATCAAAGGTTTAGTAGCAGGTGCTGACGACTATGTCACAAAGCCGTTTAATCCTTTAGAAGTCATGGCGCGGGTCAAATCCCTCTTACGCCGGACAAGCATGCAGACAAAACCAGATCAACCGGATATCTTGGAAGTCAGCTCACTGATCATCAACAAAGATTCTCACGAAGTCAAGACTGCTGACGGTAAAGAGATCCAATTGACAGCATTAGAATTTGGTATCTTATACTTGTTAGCTTCTCATCCTAATCGTGTCTTCAGCGCTGACGAGATCTTTGAACGGGTTTGGAAACAAGAGAGTGTCGTTTCTGCTAAAACGGTCATGGTCCATGTCAGTCATTTGCGGGATAAGATCGAAGAAGCGACCGGCGGCGAAAAAGTCATCCAAACAGTATGGGGAGTTGGCTATAAAATAGATGCAAAATAA
- a CDS encoding ATP-dependent Clp protease ATP-binding subunit has protein sequence MDELFTERAKAVLAIAQEEAKNFKHQSVGSEHLLLALVLEQEGIAGKTLREMHASEIDIREEIEHLTGYGTVARYPEGVYLPYSPRAKQIFAYAGDEAKRLGAPQIGTEHLLLGLLRDEEILASRIMGNLGLSLPKMRQTLKKKLGLNEKNQNNGNRRRQMQNKAAQTQGTPTLDNLARDLTKLARDNRLDPVVGRAKEVKRLIQILSRRTKNNPVLVGEPGVGKTAIAEGLAQRIINGEVPEDMREKRLMMLDMGALVAGTKYRGEFEDRMKKVIDEIYQDGQIILFIDELHTLIGAGGAEGAIDASNILKPALARGELQTIGATTLDEYQKYIEKDSALERRFARVQVDEPTPEEAEEILRGLRPRYEKHHGVEISDDALHAAVQLSVRYINSRQLPDKAIDLMDESAAKVRLDKADEPSELLNLREEIARLMHEKESAIQNQDFETASRLRQREKRLSQRLAELSFAETKEASGFADRVTAEDVATVVSQWTGVPLQQMEKKESERLLELESILHQRVVGQDEAVKAVARAIRRARSGLKDPNRPIGSFMFLGPTGVGKTELAKALAEAMFGSEDSLVRVDMSEFMEKYSTSRLIGSPPGYVGYEEGGQLTEKIRSKPYSVILLDEVEKAHPDVFNILLQVLDDGHLTDSKGRKVDFRNTILIMTSNIGATQIREEKSVGFNVTDLTKDHKAMQKRILEELKKAFRPEFLNRIDETVVFRSLDEAEIHKIVKIMSKLIIKRLADQEIHLKITPSAIDVIGKAGFDPEYGARPIRRALQKEVEDRLSEALLSGMIHLGDHVTIGAKKGKITLSVKEPKAPKKLQKV, from the coding sequence ATGGATGAATTATTTACAGAACGAGCAAAAGCGGTATTAGCTATCGCTCAAGAAGAAGCCAAGAATTTTAAGCATCAGTCAGTCGGTTCGGAACATCTCTTGCTGGCGCTGGTGTTGGAACAAGAAGGCATCGCCGGGAAAACATTGCGGGAAATGCATGCCAGTGAAATAGATATCCGTGAAGAGATCGAACATTTAACAGGTTATGGAACAGTTGCTCGTTATCCAGAAGGTGTCTACCTGCCTTATTCTCCGCGGGCGAAACAGATCTTTGCTTATGCGGGAGATGAAGCGAAGCGTTTAGGTGCTCCTCAGATCGGCACGGAGCATTTGTTATTAGGATTATTGCGTGATGAAGAGATCCTAGCTTCACGAATCATGGGAAATCTCGGATTGAGTTTGCCTAAGATGCGTCAAACGTTGAAAAAGAAACTTGGATTGAATGAAAAAAATCAAAACAATGGCAATCGGCGTCGTCAAATGCAAAATAAAGCAGCGCAGACCCAGGGAACTCCGACACTGGATAATCTGGCCCGTGACCTGACGAAGCTTGCTCGCGATAATCGCTTAGATCCTGTAGTTGGTCGTGCCAAAGAAGTCAAACGTCTGATCCAGATCTTGAGCCGCCGCACGAAGAACAATCCCGTGCTGGTAGGAGAACCAGGTGTAGGTAAAACAGCGATCGCTGAAGGTTTGGCTCAACGAATCATCAACGGGGAAGTTCCTGAAGACATGCGGGAAAAACGCTTGATGATGCTGGATATGGGAGCATTGGTCGCCGGTACGAAATACCGCGGTGAATTTGAAGACCGTATGAAAAAAGTCATTGATGAAATCTATCAAGACGGACAGATCATTCTCTTTATCGATGAACTGCATACATTGATCGGAGCAGGAGGCGCTGAAGGTGCCATCGACGCTTCTAATATCTTGAAGCCGGCATTGGCTCGCGGCGAATTGCAAACGATCGGTGCAACGACATTAGATGAATACCAAAAATATATCGAAAAAGATTCTGCTTTAGAGCGGCGTTTTGCTCGAGTCCAAGTAGATGAACCGACACCGGAAGAAGCTGAAGAGATCTTGCGGGGCTTGCGTCCGCGCTATGAAAAACATCATGGTGTTGAGATCTCCGATGATGCGCTGCATGCGGCGGTCCAATTGTCAGTACGTTATATCAACTCCCGACAATTGCCGGACAAAGCCATCGATCTGATGGATGAATCAGCGGCAAAAGTTCGTTTGGACAAAGCCGATGAACCATCAGAGCTGCTTAATCTTAGAGAAGAGATCGCTCGTTTGATGCATGAAAAAGAAAGTGCGATCCAAAATCAAGATTTCGAAACGGCTTCTCGATTGCGCCAACGGGAAAAACGCTTGAGTCAACGTTTAGCTGAGCTTTCATTTGCCGAAACAAAAGAAGCTTCCGGCTTTGCAGACCGCGTGACGGCAGAAGATGTCGCCACAGTAGTTTCCCAATGGACGGGTGTGCCGCTGCAGCAAATGGAAAAGAAAGAAAGCGAACGTCTGTTGGAATTGGAATCGATTCTCCATCAGCGCGTAGTAGGACAAGATGAAGCTGTCAAAGCAGTGGCGCGAGCTATTCGTCGTGCCCGCAGCGGATTGAAAGATCCGAATCGCCCGATCGGTTCATTTATGTTCTTGGGACCTACTGGTGTCGGGAAGACTGAACTGGCAAAGGCATTGGCAGAAGCGATGTTTGGCAGCGAAGATTCATTAGTTCGTGTCGATATGTCCGAATTTATGGAGAAATACAGCACTAGCCGTCTGATCGGTTCACCTCCAGGATATGTAGGTTACGAAGAAGGCGGACAATTGACTGAAAAGATCCGTTCCAAACCTTACTCAGTGATCTTATTGGACGAGGTGGAAAAAGCCCATCCAGATGTTTTCAATATCTTGCTGCAGGTTTTGGATGACGGTCATTTGACTGACTCGAAAGGCCGAAAAGTTGATTTCCGCAATACGATCTTGATCATGACCTCTAATATCGGAGCGACTCAGATCCGTGAAGAAAAAAGTGTCGGCTTCAATGTGACGGATTTGACGAAAGATCACAAAGCGATGCAAAAACGGATCTTGGAAGAATTGAAAAAAGCCTTCCGTCCGGAATTTCTGAATCGGATCGATGAAACAGTGGTCTTCCGCTCATTAGACGAAGCCGAGATCCATAAGATCGTCAAGATCATGAGCAAGCTGATCATCAAACGTCTGGCAGATCAAGAGATTCACTTGAAGATCACGCCAAGCGCTATCGATGTGATCGGCAAAGCCGGTTTTGATCCGGAATATGGTGCACGGCCTATCCGTCGCGCGTTGCAAAAAGAAGTTGAAGATCGACTCAGTGAAGCATTGCTTTCAGGGATGATCCACTTAGGCGATCATGTAACGATCGGTGCGAAAAAAGGCAAGATCACATTGTCTGTCAAAGAACCGAAAGCACCGAAAAAATTACAAAAAGTCTGA